In one Rhopalosiphum padi isolate XX-2018 chromosome 3, ASM2088224v1, whole genome shotgun sequence genomic region, the following are encoded:
- the LOC132927229 gene encoding uncharacterized protein LOC132927229 isoform X2 produces MASWLFGVSKLTAEQIVDTKDDTPPAPTTVNPEPVKTVPTESQLLYDLQPPEPKIADLKPTSMLDNIPFVLSNQIITTTNNYTYNLENTKRHLLSLKKALESDAFNYDFSNDKRLHSKFVSNGLKDNVNPVLLDDTDHHWFNCICFNIFH; encoded by the exons atGGCATCCTGGTTATTTGGAGTTTCTAAACTAACAGCTGAACAGATTGTTGATACAAAAGACGACACACCACCGGCTCCAACAACGGTTAATCCAGAACCTGTGAAAACTGTACCCACAGAGTCTCAATTACTTTATGATTTACAACCACCTGAACCAAAAATTGCTGATTTAAAACCTACTAGTATGCTGGACAATATACCATTTGTCTTATCCAACCAAATTATCACGACTACTAACaactatacttataatttagaaaatactaaaagacatttattatctttaaaaaaagcGCTTGAATCAGATGCATTCAACTAtgatttttcaaatgataaaagACTG cATTCCAAATTTGTGAGCAACGGACTTAAAGACAATGTTAATCCTGTATTGTTAGATGATACTGATCATCATTGGTTTAATTGcatttgttttaacatttttcactaa
- the LOC132927599 gene encoding uncharacterized protein LOC132927599, with protein sequence MAESIEFSNPKIEKQIKYKDTQSKCSPPIIWSATEKLQLAEAIDMYGINFPKRLVTRVPTKTVKQVIQMLTELRIENRKEVEEIKKCPSFINFDDMDDLFLVGDTEPKDVLVKWMEYLERIYNKDPYIFNKFKLLSSSFLILSECTPPPKTTGPDVIDFRKVYYFLYRVINNYPIRKNHGDSRMRNYLHEMFLRVMNEIDFTSDEEKITMQKIVSNWTADNRSKSLRVYGKNNEIKTQQKQPKTETRPNLKTALELNVLENPMIPSFNPFQIKSKKSL encoded by the coding sequence ATGGCCGAAAGTATTGAGTTCAGTAatccaaaaattgaaaaacaaataaagtatAAGGACACTCAGTCCAAGTGCTCGCCACCTATAATTTGGTCGGCTACCGAAAAACTACAGCTAGCTGAAGCCATTGATATGTATGGAATAAATTTCCCGAAACGTCTTGTCACGCGTGTCCCCACTAAAACCGTCAAACAGGTGATACAAATGCTGACAGAGCTAAGAATTGAAAATCGAAAAGAAGTTGAGGAAATTAAAAAGTGCCCATCATTTATCAATTTCGATGATATGGATGACCTGTTCTTGGTCGGTGACACCGAGCCAAAAGATGTGTTGGTCAAGTGGATGGAGTACCTGGAAAGAATTTACAATAAGGACCCatacattttcaacaaatttaaactGTTGTCCAGCTCATTTCTAATCTTGTCAGAGTGTACCCCACCACCAAAAACTACAGGACCAGATGTCATAGACTTTAGGAAAGTGTACTATTTTTTGTACCGTGTCATTAACAATTACCCCATAAGGAAAAATCATGGAGATTCTAGGATGAGAAATTACCTCCATGAAATGTTCTTGCGTGTGATGAACGAAATCGATTTTACATCTGACGAGGAGAAAATAACCATGCAAAAGATAGTGTCCAATTGGACTGCTGATAACAGGTCCAAATCGTTGAGAGTATATgggaaaaataatgaaatcaaaaCACAGCAAAAACAACCAAAGACAGAGACTAGACCGAATTTGAAGACGGCACTTGAGCTTAATGTGTTAGAAAACCCAATGATACCAAGTTTTAATCCATTCCAGATCAAATCCAAAAAGTCTTTATAA
- the LOC132924724 gene encoding 14-3-3-like protein has protein sequence MDVEQVPTVETKEKCLWKAKLAQEANRFEDMARYMKRVAECGEPMTKDEDNMLAVAYKHVLDTKRSSRRTLVTVEQKDGIASWEAEVTRKYRTRVDDELRALCTEVLSVVDSWLTSDRPEAADPATGVFYWKLCADYNRYAAEVIDDPDDRATVVAVSRAAYERADQLGRTSLRPIDPIRLGLMLNYSVFLYQVCQQRQQGHDVAKHAFNEALSEIDAIDDTMYDDSTLILRLIRDNLSIWIQENGGESYAATTEDQAVVAVDPQQQVSTVPADDRVATGTVVASTVLLSLSPSAVNVESQLDIDRQSLPDNID, from the coding sequence ATGGACGTGGAACAAGTGCCAACAGTGGAAACGAAGGAAAAGTGCCTGTGGAAGGCGAAGCTGGCGCAGGAGGCCAACCGGTTTGAGGACATGGCCCGGTACATGAAGCGGGTGGCCGAGTGCGGGGAGCCCATGACCAAGGACGAGGACAACATGCTGGCCGTGGCGTACAAGCACGTGCTGGACACGAAGCGCTCGTCCAGACGGACGCTGGTGACGGTCGAGCAGAAGGACGGCATCGCGTCGTGGGAGGCCGAGGTGACACGCAAATACCGCACGCGCGTCGACGACGAGCTGCGCGCGCTGTGCACCGAAGTGCTGTCCGTGGTCGACAGCTGGCTGACGTCCGATCGCCCGGAGGCCGCGGACCCGGCCACCGGCGTGTTTTACTGGAAGCTGTGCGCCGACTACAACCGGTACGCGGCCGAGGTGATCGACGACCCGGACGACCGGGCCACGGTGGTGGCCGTGTCCAGGGCCGCCTACGAGCGGGCCGACCAGTTGGGCCGTACGTCGCTCCGGCCCATCGACCCGATCCGGCTCGGGCTCATGCTCAACTACTCCGTGTTCCTGTACCAGGTGTGCCAACAGCGGCAGCAGGGCCACGACGTGGCCAAGCATGCGTTCAACGAGGCCTTGTCCGAGATAGACGCCATCGACGATACCATGTACGACGACTCGACGCTCATCCTGCGGCTCATCCGCGACAACCTGTCCATATGGATCCAAGAGAACGGAGGCGAGTCGTACGCCGCGACCACTGAGGACCAGGCGGTCGTTGCAGTGGATCCGCAGCAACAGGTGTCTACAGTGCCGGCGGACGACCGAGTGGCTACGGGCACGGTCGTCGCTTCCACCGTTCTGCTGTCGCTATCGCCCTCGGCCGTCAACGTCGAATCGCAGCTTGACATCGATCGCCAATCGTTGCCGGACAACATTGATTAA
- the LOC132927395 gene encoding transmembrane protein 222-like: MDVDEHYTRRYPHSVVWTPIPFISWLFPFIGHMGITTSTGVIRDFSGSFYVAEDDMAFGYPTKYWQLDIETIIGGSKAWDKAVNEASIEYFNRMHNLLCDNCHSHVGMALSLMNYSKSKNWNMVKLALYTFIFGKYVSCNAWLKTWGPFIIFVFVCFGLYSYGKYF; this comes from the exons atggatGTTGATGAACATTATACTCGTCGTTATCCACACAGTGTCGTTTGGACTCCGATACCATTTATAAG TTGGTTATTTCCATTCATTGGTCATATGGGAATTACTACATCCACTGGAGTAATACGAGATTTTTCTGGGTCATTTTATGTTGCTGAAGATGATATGGCCTTTGGATACCCTACTAAGTACTGGCAGTTGGACATAGAAACTATAATTGGTGGTTCTAAAGCATGGGATAAAGCTGTTAATGAGGCAtccattgaatattttaatagaatg CACAACCTATTGTGTGATAACTGCCACTCTCATGTTGGCATGGCATTATCATTAATGAACTACAGTAAAAGCAAAAACTGGAATATGGTTAAATTAGCTTTGTAcacttttatttttggaaaatatgtgag TTGCAATGCATGGCTTAAAACTTGGGGTCCATTTATCATTTTTGTGTTTGTATGTTTTGGACTTTATTCGTATGGAAAGTATTTCTAA
- the LOC132927229 gene encoding uncharacterized protein LOC132927229 isoform X1 has product MASWLFGVSKLTAEQIVDTKDDTPPAPTTVNPEPVKTVPTESQLLYDLQPPEPKIADLKPTSMLDNIPFVLSNQIITTTNNYTYNLENTKRHLLSLKKALESDAFNYDFSNDKRLVSDSSMYQS; this is encoded by the coding sequence atGGCATCCTGGTTATTTGGAGTTTCTAAACTAACAGCTGAACAGATTGTTGATACAAAAGACGACACACCACCGGCTCCAACAACGGTTAATCCAGAACCTGTGAAAACTGTACCCACAGAGTCTCAATTACTTTATGATTTACAACCACCTGAACCAAAAATTGCTGATTTAAAACCTACTAGTATGCTGGACAATATACCATTTGTCTTATCCAACCAAATTATCACGACTACTAACaactatacttataatttagaaaatactaaaagacatttattatctttaaaaaaagcGCTTGAATCAGATGCATTCAACTAtgatttttcaaatgataaaagACTGGTGAGCGATTCTTCAATGTATCAATCTTAA